Proteins from a single region of Candidatus Puniceispirillum marinum IMCC1322:
- a CDS encoding N,N-dimethylformamidase beta subunit family domain-containing protein, whose amino-acid sequence MIVDLIGYTDKLSGRPGDTINFKVSSQLDAPVKAQLLRSICADANPAGMGIVETNCDDLFTPQQFTAKNQPFQSGSFAKTAIPLQHHAKDNIQISVSVFPTLLTADSQTILSIGETRLDLDASGLVSFTTQQDQITCKTALTLHKWHMITAHIKVNGELRLSVRRLDNDNSETVTQQSNTASDIINLDGLVCLAAMIGAQGPSQFFNGKIEAPSISADNTAIASWNLATNMNSLKVPSALAHSDSDHSLTLVNAPTRAVCGSKWDASELNWRHKPEHYAAIHFHDDDIYDFDWETSFSFSIPDNMPSGIYVMRITCGDHEDAMPFFVCPPKGIRRAKLCVLVSTFTYAIYGNHARPDYVPAWQERIKEWGAYPHNPAAYPQYGLSTYNNHSDGAGICHASHKRPLFNLRPGYITFGAANCSGLRHFQADSHLIAWLHNQNIDYDIITDDEIDRDGLAAIAGYDAVTTGTHPEYHTSNTLDALTAYRDAGGALIYLGGNGFYWRIVRHTEDPDLLEIRRAEDGLRAWASEPGEYYNGFDGSYGGLWRRNGRPPQKLVGIGFTAQGVFEGMPYKRVCDDSTFDWVFDGIDDGPIGDFGFSGNGAAGFELDRIDTKLDEGQEITILAQSYDTRDTFMLVPEEQLTHLTNLSGGSESEAKRADMVYFKTPSGGQVFSVGSITFCGSLPWNNFDNNVSRLLRNVIDRFTGVR is encoded by the coding sequence ATGATTGTTGATCTGATTGGCTATACTGACAAATTGTCAGGACGACCTGGCGATACCATAAATTTCAAGGTATCCAGCCAGTTAGATGCCCCCGTCAAAGCCCAGCTTTTGCGTTCAATATGTGCAGATGCAAATCCAGCTGGTATGGGCATTGTCGAAACAAACTGTGATGATCTCTTTACGCCGCAACAATTCACTGCCAAAAATCAGCCCTTTCAGTCTGGATCCTTTGCCAAAACCGCGATCCCATTACAGCACCATGCCAAGGACAATATTCAGATATCGGTTTCAGTATTTCCAACCTTATTGACAGCAGATAGTCAGACCATTCTATCGATTGGCGAAACCCGACTTGATCTCGACGCCAGTGGCCTTGTGAGCTTCACAACGCAACAGGACCAAATCACCTGCAAAACAGCTTTAACCTTGCATAAATGGCATATGATAACCGCACATATTAAGGTGAATGGTGAACTTAGGCTTAGCGTCAGGCGGCTTGATAATGACAATAGCGAAACCGTAACGCAGCAATCTAACACGGCTTCGGATATAATAAATCTTGATGGTCTTGTTTGTCTTGCCGCCATGATAGGCGCACAAGGACCAAGTCAGTTTTTCAATGGTAAAATCGAAGCGCCATCAATTAGTGCCGATAACACAGCTATAGCCAGCTGGAATTTGGCCACAAACATGAACAGTCTGAAAGTGCCTAGTGCCTTGGCGCACTCTGACAGCGACCATTCGTTAACTCTGGTGAACGCGCCAACACGTGCGGTATGTGGCAGCAAGTGGGACGCCAGTGAACTTAACTGGCGGCACAAGCCCGAACATTATGCGGCTATCCATTTCCATGATGATGATATTTATGACTTTGACTGGGAGACGAGCTTTTCATTTTCGATCCCCGATAATATGCCATCTGGCATTTATGTGATGCGCATTACCTGCGGCGACCATGAAGATGCCATGCCGTTTTTCGTTTGTCCGCCCAAGGGTATTCGCCGAGCTAAATTATGTGTTCTTGTTTCAACATTTACCTATGCCATATATGGAAATCACGCGCGGCCAGATTACGTTCCAGCATGGCAGGAACGTATTAAAGAGTGGGGTGCCTATCCGCATAATCCAGCAGCCTATCCACAATATGGTTTATCAACCTATAACAACCATAGTGATGGTGCGGGCATCTGCCATGCGTCGCATAAACGTCCACTTTTCAATTTGCGTCCGGGATATATAACTTTTGGCGCCGCGAATTGTTCCGGCCTGCGCCATTTTCAGGCTGATAGCCATTTGATTGCGTGGCTTCATAACCAGAATATTGACTATGATATTATCACTGATGATGAAATTGACCGTGATGGCCTTGCAGCTATAGCGGGTTATGACGCGGTGACAACAGGCACACATCCAGAATATCACACAAGTAATACGCTTGATGCGCTGACAGCCTACCGCGATGCGGGTGGTGCGCTGATCTATCTTGGTGGTAACGGCTTTTACTGGCGCATAGTCCGTCATACTGAAGACCCTGATCTTCTGGAAATTCGGCGTGCGGAAGATGGACTTCGCGCTTGGGCATCTGAACCTGGTGAATATTATAATGGGTTTGATGGATCATATGGCGGATTATGGCGCCGAAATGGACGCCCCCCGCAAAAGCTTGTTGGTATCGGCTTTACCGCACAAGGTGTTTTTGAGGGTATGCCCTATAAACGTGTTTGTGATGACAGCACCTTTGACTGGGTTTTTGATGGCATTGATGATGGCCCAATTGGTGATTTCGGCTTTAGCGGCAACGGCGCAGCTGGGTTTGAACTTGATCGCATCGACACAAAGTTGGATGAAGGTCAAGAAATAACCATACTGGCGCAATCCTATGATACACGCGATACGTTCATGTTGGTGCCCGAAGAACAATTGACACATTTGACCAATCTGTCTGGTGGCAGCGAAAGCGAAGCCAAGCGCGCAGATATGGTCTATTTCAAAACGCCATCTGGTGGACAGGTGTTTTCCGTCGGATCAATAACCTTTTGCGGAAGCCTACCCTGGAACAATTTCGATAACAATGTATCAAGATTGCTACGCAATGTCATAGATCGCTTTACCGGCGTCCGATAG
- a CDS encoding amidase: protein MTNLFGTIESLSAAYAKQQLKPSKVVDAHLQAIEKHNAHIDAYQTVFFDQAMQAAAAADKAFMSGYRIGPFHGIPFALKDIYDLEGHICTNGSMALKDRVSPKSGTVVRRLIAAGGIVLGKSKTVESAFGGWGTNQKMGTPWNPWDLKNHRIPGGSSSGSGVATAAGLAVCGIGSDTGGSVRLPAAYCGITGLKVTEGQLPCDGIAPLAQTLDSPGPMTQTVTDTVMLYEIMMGREGGAIDDDMRTHNGLYQMLAKGVRGLKLGQMAQSERANCTADILAGYDQAIDSLQRLGADIEVFSSPFGYASLADDNGAITAVEAYNNHGHLYEDKTAPMDEDVRKRMLTGKTYLAHEYVRMLETRRQRCVEFNEAISGFDAILTPSMTSTAPIITDVDQAISPGHFTRPFNYLAMCGLSVPTGLASDGMPLSLQIIARAHDEAMAIRIGAAVESVTASIGRAPL from the coding sequence ATGACTAATTTGTTTGGCACTATTGAAAGCCTGTCAGCGGCCTATGCAAAGCAACAGTTGAAACCATCGAAAGTGGTTGATGCCCATTTGCAGGCGATTGAAAAACACAATGCACATATTGATGCCTATCAAACCGTGTTTTTTGATCAGGCCATGCAAGCGGCCGCGGCAGCAGACAAGGCGTTTATGTCAGGCTATCGGATCGGGCCATTTCATGGCATTCCCTTTGCGCTAAAAGATATATATGACCTTGAAGGCCATATATGCACGAATGGGTCCATGGCGCTTAAAGATCGTGTGTCACCGAAATCAGGCACTGTGGTTCGGCGCTTGATTGCCGCTGGTGGCATTGTCCTTGGTAAAAGTAAAACGGTTGAGTCAGCTTTTGGTGGTTGGGGTACAAACCAGAAAATGGGAACGCCATGGAATCCTTGGGATTTGAAAAATCATCGTATTCCTGGTGGTTCGTCTTCAGGCTCAGGCGTTGCAACAGCAGCTGGGCTGGCTGTATGCGGTATTGGATCGGATACAGGTGGTTCGGTAAGGCTACCAGCGGCCTATTGCGGTATCACAGGTCTGAAAGTAACCGAGGGTCAATTGCCATGTGATGGCATCGCCCCGTTGGCGCAAACACTTGACTCACCTGGTCCAATGACCCAGACAGTTACCGATACTGTGATGCTATATGAAATCATGATGGGTCGGGAAGGGGGCGCTATTGACGATGACATGCGCACCCATAATGGGCTTTATCAAATGCTGGCTAAAGGTGTCCGCGGCTTAAAGTTAGGGCAGATGGCACAGTCGGAACGCGCGAATTGTACGGCTGACATTCTGGCTGGTTACGATCAGGCGATAGATTCACTGCAACGCCTTGGGGCGGATATAGAGGTGTTTTCATCACCATTTGGCTATGCCAGCCTAGCTGATGATAATGGCGCCATAACTGCGGTTGAAGCCTATAACAATCATGGGCATCTTTATGAAGATAAAACCGCGCCAATGGATGAAGATGTTCGTAAACGTATGCTGACAGGCAAGACGTATCTGGCGCATGAATATGTGCGGATGCTGGAAACCCGCCGTCAACGCTGTGTTGAATTTAACGAAGCTATTAGCGGCTTTGATGCCATACTGACGCCATCAATGACAAGCACTGCCCCCATCATTACCGATGTAGATCAGGCCATTTCACCAGGCCATTTCACGCGCCCGTTTAATTATCTGGCGATGTGTGGATTGAGTGTGCCGACAGGGCTAGCTAGTGATGGTATGCCGCTTAGCCTGCAAATTATTGCAAGAGCGCATGATGAAGCCATGGCGATCCGCATTGGTGCCGCTGTTGAGTCAGTGACCGCGTCAATCGGCCGTGCTCCGCTTTAA